A window of Lysobacter sp. TY2-98 genomic DNA:
GCCGGCGCCATCTCGATATAGTTGGTGAAGTCCGGGCGCGTCGAACCGTTGTTGCGACCGCCACCACCGGTGATCACCTTGTCGAACACGCCTTCCTTCGCGTTCGGCGTGCCTTCGAACATCAGATGCTCGAACAGATGGGCAAACCCGGTGCGGTTCTTCGGCTCGAGACGCATGCCGACGTGATAGACCATCGACACGCCGACGGTCGGCGAACTGTGGTCCTCGGACACGACGACGGTCAGGCCGTTGTCGAGCTTCTTGACCGACACCGGCACCTGCCAGCGATCGGGCGTCGCGGCATGCGCGGACGCGGTGATGAGCAGCCCGCCGAGCAGCGCGGGCAGTAGACGACGTCGCATCGGAATTCCCCTTCCGTTTGGAAGCCGGCAGCGTAACGGGAAAGTCGCCGAAATCCGGCCGCCGGAAGTCATGGCCGCCTGAATGCGCCTGCGTTAGGCTCACCGGAATCGACCGGGGAGTCCGACATGCCGATTTCGATCGCCTATTGGTGCGTACTGATCGCCGCCGCCCTGCCGTACGTGTGGACCGTTATCGCCAAGTCCCGGGGCGGCGAGCGCTACGACAACCGCGACCCGCGCGCTTGGCTCGCGCGCCAGACGGATCCGCGCGTGTCGCGAGCAAATGCGGCGCAAATGAATGCGTTCGAGGCCTTTCCCGCGTTCGCGGCCGGCGTTGTCCTCGCTCACGCTGCAGGCGTGCCGAACGCGAGTGTCTCGCTGTTAGCCGTGGTCTTCATCGTCGCGCGGGTACTGCACGGCGCGTTTTATGTCGCAGGCCTGCCGCGCGCGCGAAGTCTCAGCTGGGCGGTCGGCATTCTGTGCGTATTCGCCCTACTGGCGCAGGCAGCCATCGCGGCCGCATGACGACGAAAGGCCGGCAAACGCCGGCCTTTCGGGACCCGAGCCGCGCATGGCGCGCTCTGGCTAGCGAATCTTGTAGATCACCGGCAACGTCAGATCCGCGGTTGTCGGCACGCCATTTCGTTCGGCGGGCGAAAAGCGCCAGTAGCGCATTGCGATCACCGCGTGATCGCACATCATCTTGTCATCGCCTTCCGGCTTGGGCGAAGTGACGGCGCCCTTTTCGTCGACTGTGAAACGGACGACGCAGCGGCCTTGGTCCCCTTTGACGACGCGAGGCGCGGGATAGATCGGCCGATAGCCCTCCACCAAGACAGGCGCGGTGTCCGCACCGCTCGAACTCGCCGCCAGCGTCTTGTTCAGCCGATCGATTTCTGCCTTCGACATGCGCCCGGCGGTTTCAGACTGCGGACCAGCCCCTACGGCTGTGCTCGTGGCCAGGAGCGCAAGACCAACAACAAGCATTTCGTTGCGAAGCGAAGGCATCCCTGACCTCGGGCAGTGGCAAGCGAAATAACACGATAGCGGCCGCATGACGAAACGACAAATCCATGCGCTTCCTGCCCGAGGCCTGCTCGCCTCGCGGGCGGGCGGGCGGGCGAGGGGATGCTATGAACTTGGTCACAGTTGGCATCGTCCGCCGCGCGTTGGCGCCTGCTCCATCGCACCGCGATGACCTAGCCGGCACGGCCTGCTCGGCCCGTTGGCTGCCTCGCGTACCCGCAGATCGCCGGACTGCAGGCCATGCCGGCATGGGCGTCCGCGGTTACCCCGGCCGACGCGGCTGACGATTAGCTGCAAATTACCTTGGCCGCAAAGACAAACCCCCGCCAGCGTGAGCTGGCGGGGGTTTGCGGGATAAGACCCTGGCGATGACCTACTCTCGCATGGGCTAGTGCCACACTACCATCGGCGCGGGTGCGTTTCACTTCCGAGTTCGGGATGGGATCGGGTGGTTCCACACCGCTATGGTCACCAGGGAGAGGGTGGAGGGTCGCTTGTTAAAGCGCCACGCTCTCGACGGTTACCGGACAAACCTTTCGGTTTGAGCGGAATAAGGGGATGTAGCGAGCAGTGAATGTCGTGACGTGTCACGAGGGTAAGGTGCTTCGATTACTCGAAGCGACTTGAGGTTATATGGTCAAGCCGCACGGATCATTAGTACAGGTTAGCTCAACGCATTGCTGCGCTTACACACCCTGCCTATCAACGTCGTAGTCTTCAACGTTCCTTTAGGGGAGTCAAGCTCCCGGGAGATCTCATCTTGAGGCGCGCTTCCCGCTTAGATGCTTTCAGCGGTTATCGCTTCCGAACATAGCTACCCGGCAGTGCCACTGGCGTGACAACCGGAACACCAGAGGTTCGTCCACTCCGGTCCTCTCGTACTAGGAGCAGCCCCTCTCAAATCTCCAACGCCCACGACAGATAGGGACCGAACTGTCTCACGACGTTCTGAACCCAGCTCGCGTACCACTTTAAATGGCGAACAGCCATACCCTTGGGACCGACTACAGCCCCAGGATGTGATGAGCCGACATCGAGGTGCCAAACACCGCCGTCGATATGAACTCTTGGGCGGTATCAGCCTGTTATCCCCGGAGTACCTTTTATCCGTTGAGCGATGGCCCTTCCATACAGAACCACCGGATCACTAAGACCTACTTTCGTACCTGCTTGATCCGTCGATCTTGCAGTCAAGCACGCTTATGCCTTTGCACACAGTGCGCGATGTCCGACCGCGCTGAGCGTACCTTCGTGCTCCTCCGTTACTCTTTGGGAGGAGACCGCCCCAGTCAAACTACCCACCATACACGGTCCCCGCGCCGGATAACGGCGCCAGGTTAGAACGTCAAGCACATCAGGGTGGTATTTCAAGGTTGGCTCCACCGAAGCTAGCGCCTCGGTTTCACAGCCTCCCACCTATCCTACACAGACGAACTCAACGTTCAGTGTAAAGCTATAGTAAAGGTTCACGGGGTCTTTCCGTCTTGCCGCGGGAACGCTGCATCTTCACAGCGATTTCAATTTCACTGAGTCTCGGGTGGAGACAGCGCCGCTGTCGTTACGCCATTCGTGCAGGTCGGAACTTACCCGACAAGGAATTTCGCTACCTTAGGACCGTTATAGTTACGGCCGCCGTTTACTGGGGCTTCGATCAAGAGCTTCGCCTTGCGGCTAACCCCATCACTTAACCTTCCAGCACCGGGCAGGCGTCACACCCTATACGTCCACTTTCGTGTTTGCAGAGTGCTGTGTTTTTGATAAACAGTCGCAGCGGCCTGGTCACTGCGGCCCTTCTCAGCTATTAACCAAAAAGGGCGCACCTTCTCCCGAAGTTACGGTGCTATTTTGCCTAGTTCCTTCACCCGAGTTCTCTCAAGCGCCTTAGAATTCTCATCCTGCCCACCTGTGTCGGTTTACGGTACGGTCTGCGTAAGCTGAAGCTTAGGAGCTTTTCCTGGAAGCGTGATATCAGCAGCTTCGCCCTAAAGGGCTCGTCCTTAGTCTCAACGTTGCCCCCCCGGATTTGCCTAAGGGGACCGCCTCAACTCTCTCACCCGGACAACCAACGCCGGGCCTGCCTAACCTTCTCCGTCCCTCCATCGCACTTACGCGAGGTGCTGGAATATTAACCAGCTTCCCATCGACTACGCTTTTCAGCCTCGCCTTAGGGGCCGACTCACCCTGCGCCGATTGACGTTGCGCAAGGAAACCTTGGGCTTTCGGCGTGCGGGGTTTTCACCCGCATTATCGTTACTCATGTCAGCATTCGCACTTCCGATACCTCCAGCAACCTTCTCAAGTCACCTTCAACGGCTTACGGAACGCTCCTCTACCGCGCACAACAAGTTGTGCACCCCAAGCTTCGGTTCATCGCTTAGCCCCGTTAAATCTTCCGCGCAGACCGACTCGACCAGTGAGCTATTACGCTTTCTTTAAAGGGTGGCTGCTTCTAAGCCAACCTCCTGGCTGTCTGTGCCTTTCCACATCGTTTTCCACTTAGCGATGAATTTGGGACCTTAGCTGTGGGTCTGGGTTGTTTCCCTTTTCACGACGGACGTTAGCACCCGCCGTGTGTCTCCCATACAGTCCGTCTCGGTATTCGGAGTTTGCAATGGTTTGGTAAGTCGCAATGACCCCCTAGCCATAACAGTGCTCTACCCCCGAGAGGATACATATGAGGCGCTACCTAAATAGCTTTCGAGGAGAACCAGCTATCTCCGGGTTCGATTAGCTTTTCACTCCTAATCACACCTCATCCCCTACCTTTGCAACGGGAGTGGGTTCGGGCCTCCAGTCCGTGTTACCGGACCTTCACCCTGGGCATGACTAGATCACCCGGTTTCGGGTCTACTGCCCGCGACTATGCGCCCTTATCAGACTCGGTTTCCCTTCGCCTCCCCTATACGGTTAAGCTCGCCACGAACAGTAAGTCGCTGACCCATTATACAAAAGGTACGCCGTCACCCTTGCGGGCTCCGACTGCTTGTACGCACACGGTTTCAGGGTCTATTTCACTCCCTTCACCAGGGTTCTTTTCGCCTTTCCCTCACGGTACTGGTTCACTATCGGTCGGTCAGTAGTATTTAGCCTTGGAGGATGGTCCCCCCATGTTCAGACAGGGTTTCACGTGCCCCGCCTTACTCGATTTCACTGAAAGAGCCCTTTCGCATACCGGGCTATCACCGTCTATGGCCGTCCTTTCCAGAACGTTCCGCTAGAACTCTATCAGCTTAAGGGCTGGTCCCCGTTCGCTCGTCACTACTTAGGGAATCTCGGTTGATTTCTTTTCCTCCGGGTACTTAGATATTTCAGTTCTCCGGGTTCGCTTCCAGCAGCTATGTATTCACTGCAGGATACCTATTGCTAGGTGGGTTTCCCCATTCGGACATTGCGGGATCAATGCTTGTTGCCAGCTCCCCCGCACTTTTCGCAGGCTGCCACGTCCTTCATCGCCTCTGACCGCCAAGGCATCCACCGTGTGCGCTTATTCGCTTGACCATATAACCCCAAGTCGCCTCGGGGTCGTATTTGTGTCCAGGGGTACAAAGCCCGGACGCGAATTCAACGACTCAATTTTTAGGGACCTCGAGGGTCCCCGCCTTAGCCTCACGACACGTCTGTAGACATTCGTCTAAAACGCTCGCTACATCCGTATTTTCAAAGAACACCCGGCCGGCTTCAGCGCCCGTCGGGTTCTAATCTTGTGTGTGCAGACATTCGAAGTGTTGGGAGCAATGGTGGGTCTGGGAGGACTCGAACCACCGACCTCACCCTTATCAGGGGTGCGCTCTAACCACCTGAGCTACAGACCCGATGTTGCTATCCGCCGACATCGGCCGTGACTGAGATGGTGGAGCTTGTCGGGATCGAACCGACGACCCCCTGCTTGCAAAGCAGGTGCTCTCCCAGCTGAGCTAAAGCCCCATCGAAACGGGACGCTCCCGTGAAAATCCCCCAGGGATTTTCCGGAACTTCGAATGCAGGTGTCTTGTGCGGGCGCCTGGCAGCAGTGCTGCCGGTTCTCTAAAGGAGGTGATCCAGCCGCACCTTCCGATACGGCTACCTTGTTACGACTTCACCCCAGTCATCGGCCACACCGTGGCAAGCGCCCTCCCGAAGGTTAAGCTACCTGCTTCTGGTGCAACAGACTCCCATGGTGTGACGGGCGGTGTGTACAAGGCCCGGGAACGTATTCACCGCAGCAATGCTGATCTGCGATTACTAGCGATTCCGACTTCATGGAGTCGAGTTGCAGACTCCAATCCGGACTGGGATGGGGTTTCTGGGATTGGCTCACCGTCGCCGGTTTGCAGCCCTCTGTCCCCACCATTGTAGTACGTGTGTAGCCCTGGCCGTAAGGGCCATGATGACTTGACGTCATCCCCACCTTCCTCCGGTTTGTCACCGGCGGTCTCCTTAGAGTTCCCACCATTACGTGCTGGCAACTAAGGACAAGGGTTGCGCTCGTTGCGGGACTTAACCCAACATCTCACGACACGAGCTGACGACAGCCATGCAGCACCTGTGTTCTGGTTCCCGAAGGCACTCCCGCGTCTCCGCAGGATTCCAGACATGTCAAGGCCAGGTAAGGTTCTTCGCGTTGCATCGAATTAAACCACATACTCCACCGCTTGTGCGGGCCCCCGTCAATTCCTTTGAGTTTCAGTCTTGCGACCGTACTTCCCAGGCGGCGAACTTAACGCGTTAGCTTCGATACTGAGTGCCAAGTTGCACCCAACATCCAGTTCGCATCGTTTAGGGCGTGGACTACCAGGGTATCTAATCCTGTTTGCTCCCCACGCTTTCGTGCCTCAGTGTCAGTGCTGGTCCAGGGTGCCGCCTTCGCCACGGATGTTCCTCCCGATATCTACGCATTTCACTGCTACACCGGGAATTCCGCACCCCTCTACCGCACTCTAGTAAGCCAGTATCCAATGCAGTTCCCAGGTTGAGCCCAGGGCTTTCACATCAGACTTAACAAACCACCTACGCACGCTTTACGCCCAGTAATTCCGAGTAACGCTTGCACCCTTCGTATTACCGCGGCTGCTGGCACGAAGTTAGCCGGTGCTTATTCTTTGGGTACCGTCAGAACCCCCGAGTATTAATCGAAGGCTTTTCTTCCCCAACAAAAGAGCTTTACAACCCGAAGGCCTTCTTCACTCACGCGGCATGGCTGGATCAGGCTTGCGCCCATTGTCCAATATTCCCCACTGCTGCCTCCCGTAGGAGTCTGGACCGTGTCTCAGTTCCAGTGTGGCTGATCAT
This region includes:
- a CDS encoding energy transducer TonB, with the protein product MPSLRNEMLVVGLALLATSTAVGAGPQSETAGRMSKAEIDRLNKTLAASSSGADTAPVLVEGYRPIYPAPRVVKGDQGRCVVRFTVDEKGAVTSPKPEGDDKMMCDHAVIAMRYWRFSPAERNGVPTTADLTLPVIYKIR
- a CDS encoding MAPEG family protein: MPISIAYWCVLIAAALPYVWTVIAKSRGGERYDNRDPRAWLARQTDPRVSRANAAQMNAFEAFPAFAAGVVLAHAAGVPNASVSLLAVVFIVARVLHGAFYVAGLPRARSLSWAVGILCVFALLAQAAIAAA